The proteins below come from a single Chryseobacterium sp. MA9 genomic window:
- the gldG gene encoding gliding motility-associated ABC transporter substrate-binding protein GldG, producing the protein MKKINAKSPLGIFLFAIVPLVIILTYSGIRLDLTKEKRYTLSDSTIKVLESVKKPLTVEVYLEGDFPASFKQLQSETKFMLEEFRKINPKIDFKFIDPIKTKMSQDTLMAMGMQPSILPDVKDGKISQITLFPYAVIKHGNDGVSIPLVVQQAGIDADQQLTRSIEGLEYNLVSNIKNIAAAKRKKIGILVNHDELNPDEFQGFVQLAMENYDAGPIIPKNQTELSLEDIPLLRQMSALVIAKPRKAFTDNEKVILDQYIMNGGKTLWMIDAVNAEMDTLTRSKKVMPFPIDINMTDFFFNYGIRINPALVKDVKKFALLRLVTGEVSGNPQYTSLPWPYYPLGIAENNNPITKNINPVKFEFPTSIDTLGGRKNIKTKVLFESSERTLLKQVPNYVDLKEIASVDSLGQMEKTSTPKIFAVALEGKFNSAYASRIERKSYPGFKTSSPENKMIVIADGDVGRNKVIKGKPLPLGVDLLTNEQFGNEQFLRNALDYLLDDSNLMELRNRNIEERLLDRQRITEEKSTWQWLNLLLPLAIIGLIGALFFWLRKKKFG; encoded by the coding sequence ATGAAGAAGATCAATGCTAAATCTCCACTGGGAATATTCTTATTTGCAATTGTTCCTTTAGTAATTATCCTGACCTATTCGGGAATCAGATTAGACTTAACAAAAGAAAAAAGATATACTCTTTCTGATAGTACAATCAAAGTGCTGGAGTCCGTTAAAAAGCCTCTGACTGTTGAAGTATATCTGGAAGGAGATTTCCCGGCAAGTTTCAAACAGCTGCAAAGCGAAACGAAATTCATGCTGGAAGAATTCAGAAAAATTAATCCGAAGATCGATTTTAAATTCATAGATCCGATTAAAACAAAAATGTCTCAGGACACCCTGATGGCAATGGGGATGCAGCCGTCTATACTTCCGGATGTAAAAGATGGAAAGATTTCACAGATCACGCTTTTCCCATATGCAGTGATCAAACATGGAAATGACGGTGTTTCTATACCTTTGGTGGTGCAACAGGCAGGAATTGATGCTGATCAGCAGCTGACAAGATCTATTGAAGGATTGGAATATAACCTTGTTTCTAACATTAAAAATATTGCTGCTGCCAAGAGAAAAAAAATCGGAATTCTGGTCAATCATGATGAATTGAACCCAGATGAATTTCAGGGATTTGTACAGCTTGCAATGGAAAATTATGATGCAGGGCCTATTATTCCTAAAAACCAGACTGAACTTTCATTGGAAGATATCCCGTTATTGAGGCAGATGAGTGCTTTGGTAATTGCAAAACCAAGAAAAGCTTTTACAGATAATGAAAAAGTAATTCTTGACCAGTATATTATGAACGGAGGAAAAACACTTTGGATGATTGATGCAGTAAATGCTGAAATGGATACCTTAACAAGATCCAAAAAAGTAATGCCTTTCCCGATAGACATCAATATGACAGACTTCTTTTTCAATTATGGGATAAGAATTAATCCTGCTTTGGTAAAAGACGTTAAAAAGTTTGCCCTATTAAGACTGGTTACGGGAGAAGTGAGTGGAAACCCTCAATACACAAGCCTGCCTTGGCCTTATTATCCGCTTGGAATTGCTGAAAATAATAATCCGATCACAAAAAATATCAACCCCGTAAAATTTGAATTCCCAACTTCTATTGATACTTTAGGAGGAAGAAAAAATATCAAAACAAAAGTTCTTTTCGAATCCAGTGAAAGAACATTATTGAAACAGGTTCCGAACTATGTAGATCTGAAAGAAATTGCAAGCGTAGACAGTCTTGGACAAATGGAAAAAACAAGTACTCCAAAGATCTTTGCTGTGGCTTTGGAAGGAAAGTTTAATTCTGCCTATGCATCCAGAATTGAAAGAAAATCTTACCCTGGTTTCAAAACTTCGAGCCCGGAAAACAAAATGATCGTTATTGCAGACGGTGATGTAGGGAGAAATAAAGTGATCAAAGGAAAACCGCTTCCATTGGGCGTAGATCTGCTGACAAACGAGCAGTTTGGAAACGAACAGTTCCTGAGAAATGCCTTGGATTATTTGTTAGACGACAGTAATCTGATGGAGCTGAGAAACAGAAATATCGAAGAGAGACTTCTTGACAGACAACGAATTACTGAAGAGAAATCCACATGGCAGTGGCTGAATTTACTGCTTCCATTAGCAATTATCGGTCTTATCGGAGCATTGTTCTTCTGGTTAAGAAAAAAGAAATTTGGATAA
- a CDS encoding DUF2314 domain-containing protein, producing the protein MEENPIFFADGNDPEMIEAYKKAQETFKYFWREQSWEYRRIIPGLNVSCVKTAFEEQDEETGENLVEHMWINEIFFDGDHVRGYLINEPNSLKNVQVGDYVEIPLQNISDWLFAITPSVQKPKGLSKLFSSSSSPLPKAYGGFTIQKMRADMSDAERKEHDNAWQLDFGDFNDILVVNNQKENPENLIEHPMSKNMKEEFAKFLQQYPDELTQADEDGLTLLHKETIAGNLTTVQIVLEAGADRNIQSKKGKTALDYAKQLNWEHLIPVLER; encoded by the coding sequence ATGGAAGAGAACCCAATTTTTTTTGCAGACGGAAATGATCCTGAAATGATTGAAGCTTACAAAAAGGCTCAGGAAACCTTTAAGTATTTCTGGCGTGAACAGTCCTGGGAATACAGAAGAATCATTCCCGGACTTAATGTATCATGCGTTAAAACGGCTTTTGAGGAGCAGGATGAAGAAACCGGAGAAAATTTGGTAGAACATATGTGGATTAATGAAATATTCTTTGACGGAGATCATGTGAGAGGATATTTGATTAATGAACCCAACAGCCTTAAGAACGTCCAGGTGGGTGATTATGTTGAAATTCCTTTACAAAACATCAGTGACTGGCTTTTTGCCATCACTCCGAGTGTACAGAAACCAAAGGGACTTTCCAAACTGTTTTCATCCTCCTCCTCTCCACTTCCGAAAGCTTACGGAGGATTTACCATCCAGAAAATGCGCGCTGATATGTCTGATGCAGAAAGAAAGGAACACGATAATGCCTGGCAACTTGATTTTGGAGATTTTAATGATATCCTTGTCGTGAATAACCAAAAAGAAAATCCTGAAAACCTTATCGAACATCCAATGAGTAAAAATATGAAGGAGGAATTTGCAAAGTTCTTACAACAATATCCGGATGAACTTACCCAAGCTGATGAAGACGGCCTGACACTTCTTCATAAAGAAACCATTGCAGGGAATTTAACCACTGTACAGATTGTTTTAGAAGCTGGAGCAGATAGAAATATCCAGTCTAAAAAAGGAAAAACCGCTTTAGATTATGCAAAACAGCTGAACTGGGAACACCTTATTCCTGTATTGGAAAGATGA
- a CDS encoding DUF4268 domain-containing protein, giving the protein MFSKQEAQQLKKEFWTAFGKSFPRKWILYDTKIKDMAFKFSADNKKAEVSLDIEMKDEIFRNAYYEKIWSLEDILKDFTGDFQKEEYFTLENGKIISRIWIEKHGVSIFNKDTWQEIFEFFVDKMDGFERFYYEYEDFIKDI; this is encoded by the coding sequence ATGTTCAGCAAACAAGAAGCACAGCAGTTAAAAAAGGAATTTTGGACAGCTTTTGGAAAATCATTTCCCAGAAAATGGATTCTTTATGATACCAAAATCAAGGATATGGCATTTAAATTTTCTGCCGACAATAAAAAGGCAGAAGTTTCTCTGGATATCGAAATGAAAGACGAAATTTTCCGAAACGCCTATTACGAAAAGATCTGGTCATTGGAAGATATCTTAAAAGATTTCACTGGAGATTTTCAAAAAGAAGAATACTTCACCCTTGAAAACGGTAAGATTATCAGCAGAATATGGATAGAAAAACATGGTGTTTCTATTTTCAACAAAGATACCTGGCAAGAAATTTTTGAGTTTTTCGTGGACAAAATGGATGGTTTCGAAAGGTTTTACTATGAATATGAGGATTTTATAAAGGATATATGA
- a CDS encoding Rrf2 family transcriptional regulator — protein MLSKKSQYAFKALSYLVEKRNEGPILISEIAEHKKIPLKFLENILLELKKAEILDSKKGKGGGYFLKEKPENVKLAKIIRLVNGPIAMLPCVSLNFYEKCDDCNEDHCGLHDVLIEVRDASLNILEKKTLMDLVD, from the coding sequence ATGCTTTCAAAAAAATCTCAATATGCGTTTAAGGCGCTTTCATATCTTGTAGAAAAAAGAAATGAAGGCCCGATTCTTATTTCTGAAATTGCGGAACACAAAAAGATTCCTTTAAAGTTTTTGGAAAATATCCTGCTTGAACTGAAAAAAGCGGAAATTCTTGACAGTAAAAAAGGAAAGGGTGGAGGATATTTTCTGAAGGAAAAACCTGAAAATGTGAAACTGGCCAAAATCATTCGTCTTGTAAACGGTCCTATTGCAATGCTTCCTTGTGTAAGTCTGAATTTTTATGAAAAATGTGACGACTGCAATGAAGATCACTGCGGACTTCATGATGTACTGATAGAAGTTCGGGATGCTTCACTGAATATTCTTGAGAAAAAAACTTTAATGGATCTGGTCGACTGA
- a CDS encoding sulfite exporter TauE/SafE family protein: protein MVISRKIQVRLNILFVTAVIISIAVFSMYELGYLDELLNILAKDNYIFYWMLLVGVFAEIVAGSMGMGYGVICTTTLMLLNIPPHIVSASIHSAESFTTAAGSLSHIRLKNVSKSLVKKLAVPAVIGAIIGAVSLTYLGEYYAKITKTLIAFYTLYLGIQILSNAFKEKQSKALKRRTNLTRLGVIGGFIDSFAGGGWGPLVTGTLIKNAFTPRFAVGSSTVAKFILTITAAVTFFFTLGIQHWNIILGLLIGGIITAPFSAMLTAKLPVKKMFVIIGTLVIVMSSITIYKSVFN from the coding sequence ATGGTGATTTCAAGAAAAATCCAGGTAAGGCTTAATATCCTTTTTGTGACGGCTGTTATTATATCTATTGCTGTTTTTTCAATGTATGAACTGGGATATCTGGATGAACTCCTGAACATTTTAGCAAAAGATAATTACATTTTTTACTGGATGCTTCTGGTAGGAGTTTTTGCAGAAATTGTAGCAGGATCAATGGGTATGGGATATGGAGTGATCTGTACCACCACACTTATGCTTCTGAATATTCCTCCCCATATTGTAAGTGCAAGTATTCATTCAGCAGAAAGTTTTACGACGGCTGCAGGAAGCCTCAGCCATATCAGGTTGAAAAATGTCAGTAAGAGTTTAGTGAAGAAACTTGCAGTACCAGCAGTTATTGGGGCTATTATTGGTGCAGTAAGTCTTACTTATCTTGGAGAATATTATGCAAAGATCACCAAAACATTGATTGCTTTTTATACTTTATATCTCGGGATTCAGATTTTATCAAATGCTTTTAAAGAAAAACAAAGTAAAGCATTGAAAAGAAGAACCAATCTTACCAGACTGGGAGTGATAGGAGGCTTTATAGACTCTTTTGCTGGCGGTGGCTGGGGACCTTTGGTAACCGGGACGCTGATTAAAAATGCGTTTACGCCAAGATTTGCTGTAGGAAGTTCTACCGTAGCCAAATTTATCCTCACCATAACAGCTGCTGTTACCTTTTTCTTTACCCTGGGAATCCAGCATTGGAATATCATTCTCGGCCTTTTGATAGGCGGAATTATTACGGCACCTTTTTCAGCGATGCTTACTGCAAAGCTTCCTGTGAAGAAAATGTTTGTGATTATCGGAACATTGGTGATTGTGATGAGCTCTATAACTATTTATAAATCAGTTTTTAATTAA
- a CDS encoding putative quinol monooxygenase: MNLHIIALFKFNENYLMDAVELFQNLVKETRKEEGCLQYDLIEDKDNKGTFFLIELWESVEHHNRHNGQDHLLDFRKDASKIMESSAEVYKGFKIY; this comes from the coding sequence ATGAATTTACATATCATTGCGCTTTTTAAGTTTAATGAAAATTATCTGATGGACGCCGTAGAGCTGTTTCAGAACCTTGTGAAAGAAACAAGAAAAGAAGAAGGCTGCCTGCAGTATGACCTTATTGAAGATAAAGATAATAAAGGAACTTTTTTCCTGATTGAGCTTTGGGAAAGTGTAGAACACCACAACAGACATAACGGTCAGGATCATCTTTTGGATTTCCGTAAAGATGCTTCCAAAATCATGGAGAGCTCAGCAGAGGTTTATAAAGGGTTTAAGATATATTAG
- a CDS encoding T9SS type A sorting domain-containing protein: MKTKLLLASVLAMSVQQTVLAQTDAQGYSQVNMTMGSGYQNRVFVNLADGNMVSQPANTWDVAFYRNSNYAFGSRINDAKDIEVFTASTNLADWDNISINNESSWGAPLYNPDQTTDWSQGAFEQGPVTSSNPNIPSTGWGVYNPINHHIQGKAIFVLKYPSGTYIKFAIEDAFAGYTFRYSKWNGTSWEATETRTIANGTDDSYFNYFSFDTGAKVPGLEPSRTAWDFIFTKYYTFYMGVQMYPLSGAIQSPNIKVAMVQPETQATTAYTIPATASFSSAITTVGHSWKGIGTVKSDVVYYVKKGNDYYRMYFTTNGGATTGNMYFKYKKITETLGITEVGKKASFGIYPNPATADKKVTVLFDVKEKASNKGNVEVYDLTGKKVYSAELTNQAGFYKQDLNLSTLTSGNYLVKITYGGHSETKKLIVK; encoded by the coding sequence ATGAAAACAAAACTATTATTGGCTTCAGTATTGGCAATGTCTGTTCAGCAGACTGTTTTGGCACAAACTGATGCACAGGGGTACTCACAGGTAAATATGACAATGGGGAGCGGATACCAAAACAGAGTGTTCGTAAACCTTGCAGATGGTAATATGGTTTCTCAGCCTGCCAATACCTGGGATGTTGCTTTTTATAGAAATTCAAACTACGCATTCGGATCAAGAATAAATGATGCTAAAGATATCGAAGTATTCACTGCCTCAACCAATTTAGCAGACTGGGATAACATCAGCATCAACAACGAATCTTCATGGGGAGCTCCTCTTTATAACCCGGATCAGACAACTGACTGGAGCCAGGGAGCTTTTGAACAAGGGCCTGTAACATCATCAAACCCTAATATCCCTTCAACAGGATGGGGAGTTTACAACCCAATCAATCACCATATTCAGGGAAAAGCTATTTTTGTTTTAAAATACCCTTCAGGAACATACATCAAATTTGCCATTGAAGATGCCTTTGCAGGATATACTTTCAGATATTCAAAATGGAACGGTACTTCATGGGAAGCCACAGAAACAAGAACAATCGCTAACGGAACGGATGATTCTTATTTCAATTATTTCTCATTTGATACTGGAGCAAAAGTTCCTGGTCTGGAACCGTCAAGAACTGCATGGGATTTCATATTTACTAAATATTATACGTTCTATATGGGTGTACAGATGTATCCTCTTTCCGGAGCGATTCAAAGCCCAAACATCAAAGTGGCAATGGTACAGCCGGAAACTCAGGCAACAACAGCTTATACAATCCCTGCAACAGCAAGTTTTTCATCAGCTATTACTACTGTAGGACACTCATGGAAAGGGATTGGAACCGTTAAAAGTGATGTGGTATACTACGTCAAAAAAGGAAATGATTACTACAGAATGTACTTCACTACAAACGGCGGTGCAACTACAGGAAATATGTATTTTAAATACAAGAAGATTACTGAAACATTAGGTATTACTGAAGTTGGAAAAAAGGCATCTTTTGGAATCTATCCTAACCCGGCAACAGCGGATAAAAAAGTAACAGTTCTTTTTGATGTTAAAGAAAAAGCAAGCAACAAAGGAAATGTAGAAGTTTATGATCTTACCGGTAAAAAGGTATATTCTGCGGAACTTACCAACCAGGCAGGATTCTACAAACAGGATCTGAATCTTTCTACGCTTACATCAGGAAATTACCTTGTAAAAATTACTTACGGAGGCCATTCGGAAACGAAAAAGCTTATCGTGAAATAA